A genomic segment from Candidatus Rokuibacteriota bacterium encodes:
- a CDS encoding YraN family protein: protein MPIDTRKATGIKGEEEAARFLTRCGYAILEKNVRTRVGEIDLVAKHGKTLVFVEVKTRKDIENAPPPQAGVHTRKQNKLGKLAQSYLRSKRLREQPCRFDVVAVVVNDEGGVKAIRHIPNAFSVAAW, encoded by the coding sequence AAGCCACAGGCATCAAGGGTGAAGAGGAGGCGGCCCGCTTCCTGACGCGCTGCGGGTACGCCATCCTCGAGAAGAACGTCCGCACGCGCGTCGGCGAGATCGATCTCGTCGCGAAGCATGGCAAGACCCTCGTCTTCGTCGAGGTCAAGACGCGCAAGGACATCGAGAACGCGCCACCGCCCCAGGCCGGCGTCCACACGCGCAAGCAGAACAAGCTCGGCAAGCTGGCGCAGAGCTACCTCCGGTCCAAGCGCCTGCGCGAGCAACCCTGCCGCTTCGACGTGGTGGCGGTGGTGGTGAACGACGAGGGCGGCGTCAAGGCCATCCGCCACATCCCGAACGCCTTTTCTGTAGCCGCCTGGTAA
- a CDS encoding isochorismatase family protein, which produces MPGKTALVVVDMQRGFLDPGEAMEVPPARDIIPRIRTLLDLFREKRLPVLFTEFTYSERASLLVGELHPEHRKAAPGAPRGFG; this is translated from the coding sequence GTGCCGGGGAAGACGGCGCTGGTCGTGGTGGACATGCAGCGCGGCTTTCTCGACCCGGGCGAGGCGATGGAAGTGCCGCCTGCCCGTGACATCATTCCCCGGATCCGCACCCTCCTCGATCTCTTCCGCGAGAAACGCCTGCCCGTCCTCTTTACCGAGTTCACATATTCCGAGCGGGCGTCTCTCCTGGTGGGCGAGCTGCATCCCGAGCATCGTAAGGCTGCCCCGGGCGCTCCCCGCGGGTTCGGC